Proteins from one Scyliorhinus canicula chromosome 6, sScyCan1.1, whole genome shotgun sequence genomic window:
- the LOC119968054 gene encoding verrucotoxin subunit beta-like: MAGGGHDLFQIPTLGRPLRLGMLYDRRSDTIIPGVTLWDLAELKNIDVQPKPSTDFKLISSDSIQDKASALGVEASLTASFLGGLVEVSGSAKYLNDVKKSSEVARLTLKYRATTRFEELTMSQLGPQHITYPSVLEQDSATHVVTGVLYGAEAFFVFDRDYSSSDNVQDVEGSLHVMVKKIPTFQIEGKGSLKLSDAERKTVESFSCTFHGDFLLDRNPVSYQEAIEVYASLPKLLGEQAEKAVPLTAWLFPLKRLSSKAAQIVREISIKLVNRCQMDFDQYRDIEMRCNDLIKSPAHRAFSELKVKVESFKARCVEKQTVFQKELSEILPSIRGMGKEESVLADMLTQKDQSPFSYSCLNTWLEQREKEADTVQGYLAMLGGVDVLTYRHLGKVLTDPIIQSLVCFAFTSLGETDPYLQELSNHLRSPQSWTEPGLTPQGHTIQLSQAWFNDESVSHRMREWASQFQQFTDFYKSCDSEISKIAIASVDEKGCPGASVFLYEQGVLVNKELTLQKPGIPVICGVSGSSVTLQLKAPVDNTGPVVMFKVGYKAVGDKDWHWDDAEAGAETFTVSELHPHTQYQLRLAPVYKPWIGLLGEPTDRVLTLLAKSPGQVSLSDVLPTSLTVSWAPPALVGDGVSIGHYIIEYQRGESQEGPWSGLRTEGPSCVYSLDSLSIGTPYRVRVTADCGVAGRSAPSQEVMTVTPREKTPAQLADTIRRESKLVKAGRPAVYQLPLAREADPYCQTFNFGTAGSSANHRTIVLFETDESGMDDFVNGLINYILGVDWEDGFRFQLTEDPREWDKVIWTIFKIHHQEGFRVPFSLTIKILTPKLLNMLAVILSLKVLKMFDVFKQFNDFVGILVKSSAVSLDNRISKAMTLFPGAKPQLLITSCDEQSPAIVRALQNSQIPFLRDGKGFPVHYCFNLSGLFAANRCLPELTAEGRGSTNFNALDTSISKPAINADFNGLGML, translated from the exons ATGGCTGGTGGAGGTCACGACCTTTTCCAAATACCAACTCTTGGGAGACCGCTCCGGCTTGGAATGCTGTACGATAGACGCAGCGACACCATCATTCCCG GTGTCACATTATGGGATCTGGCTGAGTTGAAGAACATTGATGTGCAGCCGAAACCCAGCACCGACTTTAAGCTGATTTCCAGCgactccatccaggacaaggctTCTGCCTTGGGCGTTGAAGCCTCGCTGACGGCTAGCTTTCtgggggggctggtggaggtgaGCGGCTCTGCCAAATATCTGAATGACGTGAAAAAATCCTCAGAGGTGGCGCGCCTCACCCTGAAGTACCGAGCGACAACGCGCTTCGAGGAGCTGACCATGAGCCAACTGGGCCCCCAACATATCACCTACCCAAGTGTGTTGGAGCAGGATTCAGCTACTCATGTTGTCACGGGCGTGTTGTACGGTGCTGAGGCCTTTTTCGTGTTTGACCGAGACTATTCGTCCAGCGACAATGTGCAGGACGTCGAGGGTAGCCTACACGTCATGGTTAAGAAAATCCCCACTTTCCAAATCGAGGGGAAGGGCTCCTTGAAGCTCTCCGACGCGGAGAGGAAAACCGTTGAGTCCTTCAGCTGCACGTTTCATGGAGATTTCTTACTCGACAGGAACCCTGTGAGTTACCAGGAAGCTATTGAGGTTTACGCGTCGCTGCCCAAGTTACTGGGTGAACAGGCAGAGaaggcagtgcccctgacagcctGGTTGTTCCCTCTGAAGAGGTTGTCCTCCAAGGCGGCCCAGATTGTGCGGGAGATCAGTATCAAGCTGGTCAATCGCTGCCAGATGGACTTCGATCAGTACCGGGACATCGAGATGAGGTGCAACGATCTGATCAAAAGCCCAGCGCACAGAGCGTTCTCCGAGTTGAAGGTAAAGGTCGAATCCTTCAAGGCAAGGTGTGTGGAAAAGCAGACGGTGTTTCAGAAAGAACTGTCAGAAATCCTGCCGTCCATCCGCGGCATGGGGAAGGAGGAATCTGTCCTGGCGGACATGTTAACACAGAAAGACCAATCGCCGTTCAGCTACTCCTGTCTGAACACTTGGTTGgagcagagggagaaggaggCGGACACGGTCCAGGGTTACTTGGCCATGTTGGGAGGAGTGGACGTTCTGACCTACAGACACTTGGGTAAGGTGTTGACCGACCCAATCATCCAATCCCTTGTCTGCTTTGCGTTCACCTCATTGGGGGAGACTGATCCTTACCTCCAGGAGCTGTCCAATCACCTCAGGAGCCCCCAGTCATGGACCGAACCAGGCCTTACACCGCAGGGCCACACAATTCAGCTGAGCCAGGCTTGGTTCAATGACGAATCTGTGTCACATCGGATGAGGGAATGGGCAAGTCAGTTCCAGCAATTCACAGATTTCTACAAATCCTGTGATTCAGAAATCAGTAAGATCGCAATCGCCTCAGTGGATGAGAAGGGATGTCCTGGAGCCTCAGTTTTCCTGTATGAACAGGGCGTTCTGGTCAATAAGGAACTCACACTGCAAAAACCAGGCATCCCAGTGATCTGCGGAGTTAGTGGTTCCAGTGTAACTCTCCAGCTCAAGGCCCCTGTGGATAACACTGGGCCAGTGGTGATGTTCAAGGTGGGCTACAAGGCTGTGGGGGATAAGGATTGgcactgggatgatgcagagGCTGGCGCTGAGACATTCACCGTGTCAGAGctacatccacacacacagtacCAGCTCAGGTTGGCGCCAGTATACAAGCCATGGATAGGCCTGCTCGGTGAGCCAACTGACAGGGTCCTCACCCTTCTTGCCAAATCACCTGGTCAGGTTTCACTCTCTGACGTTCTGCCCACTTCTTTAACCGTCAGCTGGGCCCCTCCAGCCCTGGTTGGTGATGGTGTGAGCATTGGGCATTACATTATTGAGTATCAGAGAGGGGAGAGCCAGGAGGGCCCATGGAGTGGGCTAAGGACGGAGGGTCCGAGCTGTGTGTACTCTCTAGACAGTCTGAGCATTGGCACTCCCTATAGGGTCCGAGTGACCGCTGACTGTGGGGTAGCAGGCCGCAGCGCTCCGAGTCAGGAGGTGATGACCGTGACTCCGAGGGAGAAGACCCCAGCTCAGTTGGCAGACACCATCCGCCGAGAGAGCAAGCTGGTGAAGGCTGGCAGGCCGGCGGTGTACCAGCTCCCGCTGGCGAGGGAGGCCGACCCGTATTGCCAAACGTTCAACTTTGGGACAGCTGGGTCCTCGGCCAATCACAGGACAATCGTTCTCTTTGAGACCGATGAATCGGGAATGGATGATTTTGTCAATGGTCTGATCAATTACATCCTGGGAGTGGACTGGGAAGATGGGTTCCGGTTCCAGTTAACGGAGGATCCGAGGGAGTGGGACAAGGTTATATGGACGATATTCAAAATCCATCACCAGGAAGGGTTCCGGGTCCCATTTTCTCTCACAATTAAAATTCTAACACCAAAATTATTGAATATGCTTGCTGTAATACTTAGCTTAAAAGTGCTAAAAATGTTCGATGTGTTTAAACAATTCAATGATTTTGTGGGCATCCTGGTCAAGTCGTCTGCAGTTTCTCTGGACAACAGAATCAGTAAAGCCATGACTCTGTTTCCTGGAGCAAAGCCCCAGCTCCTGATCACGTCTTGTGACGAGCAGTCTCCTGCCATTGTGAGGGCGCTTCAGAATTCCCAGATTCCCTTCCTCAGGGATGGAAAGGGCTTCCCAGTCCACTACTGCTTCAACCTGTCCGGCCTATTCGCTGCCAACCGCTGCCTCCCGGAGCTGACAGCTGAGGGCCgag GAAGCACTAATTTCAATGCATTGGACACATCTATTTCTAAACCAGCAATAAATGCAGACTTTAATGGTTTGGGAATGCTGTAA